Proteins encoded in a region of the Lysobacterales bacterium genome:
- a CDS encoding GntR family transcriptional regulator encodes MHRLIAEMLAQTDVAPIGSRPLAYMRLREALRRLIESGRLAPGQALPGERDLAESLELSRVTVRRAISGLVKDGLLVQRQGAGTFIADRIVKAISKLSSFTDDLRARGLRPRSSFLERETGEVTPAEAMALNLSPGARVVRLTRLRYAGDEPLAIERSAVPQEILRDPEMVQDSLYETLDRLAGRPVRALQRLRAIAFTAEQARLLHLLPGTPGLYIERRGFLRDGRVVEFSRSYYRGDAYDFVAELHSE; translated from the coding sequence ATGCATCGACTGATCGCCGAAATGCTTGCCCAGACGGACGTGGCGCCGATCGGCAGCCGCCCCTTGGCCTATATGCGGCTGCGCGAGGCCCTGCGCCGGCTCATTGAAAGCGGCCGGCTGGCGCCGGGCCAGGCCCTGCCGGGCGAGCGCGATCTGGCCGAGAGCCTGGAGCTGTCGCGGGTCACCGTGCGCCGGGCGATCAGCGGCCTGGTCAAGGACGGCCTGCTGGTGCAGCGGCAGGGCGCGGGCACCTTCATCGCCGACCGCATCGTCAAGGCGATCAGCAAGCTGTCGAGCTTCACCGACGACCTGCGCGCGCGCGGACTGCGCCCGCGCTCCAGTTTTCTCGAGCGCGAGACCGGTGAAGTGACGCCGGCCGAGGCGATGGCGCTCAACCTCTCGCCCGGCGCGCGCGTGGTGCGACTCACGCGCCTTCGTTATGCCGGCGACGAACCGCTGGCGATCGAGCGCAGCGCCGTGCCGCAGGAAATCCTGCGCGATCCGGAAATGGTGCAGGACTCGCTGTACGAGACGCTCGACCGTCTGGCCGGACGCCCGGTGCGCGCGCTGCAGCGCCTGCGCGCGATCGCGTTCACCGCTGAACAGGCGCGCCTGCTGCACCTGCTGCCCGGCACGCCGGGCCTGTACATCGAACGCCGCGGCTTCCTGCGCGACGGCCGCGTGGTCGAGTTCTCGCGCAGCTATTACCGCGGCGATGCCTACGACTTCGTGGCGGAGCTGCATAGCGAGTGA
- a CDS encoding efflux RND transporter periplasmic adaptor subunit, whose amino-acid sequence MIRPARNTLLLVLLTLGLAACGEHAHEDEHGHGHDEHGHEDHADEAPKGPNGGRLHEDNGLSVELKIEEDGQPPRYAAWVRLDGQPVPPASAEVSVQLERLGGQVDTHTLRPQNDRLVGSDVVGEPHSFVVTLRAEAADRRAEWRYESFEGRTRIAQAAADEIGIRVEAVGSGRIEQRLRAQGRVVLPASAQAAVSARFPGLIRSLRADIGERVSAGQVLAEIESNASLGRYSVSSPIDGVVLERAAALGGMAGESPLLVIGRLEALVVDLPVFGAEALALTPGTPVRLTRLIDGREIEAPLQAVLPQADAVSQGLIARARLPVDDGQWRPGMAVEASLLLSADQVPLRLPLSALQRFRDWQVAFLRVGEEYEIRPLELGRSDGDWVEVLEGLKTGDEVVVEQSFLIKADIEKSGAGHDH is encoded by the coding sequence ATGATCCGCCCCGCACGCAACACCCTGCTGCTCGTCCTGCTGACGCTGGGCCTCGCCGCCTGCGGCGAGCACGCGCACGAGGATGAGCACGGCCATGGCCATGACGAGCACGGCCACGAAGACCACGCCGACGAAGCGCCCAAGGGTCCGAACGGCGGCCGTCTCCACGAGGACAACGGCCTCTCGGTGGAACTCAAGATCGAGGAAGACGGCCAGCCGCCGCGCTATGCCGCCTGGGTCAGGCTGGACGGCCAGCCGGTGCCGCCCGCCAGCGCCGAGGTCAGCGTGCAGCTCGAACGCCTGGGCGGCCAGGTCGACACCCACACGCTGAGGCCGCAGAACGATCGTCTGGTCGGCAGCGACGTGGTCGGCGAGCCGCACAGCTTCGTGGTCACCCTGCGTGCGGAAGCCGCAGACCGCCGCGCCGAATGGCGCTACGAGAGCTTCGAGGGCCGCACGCGCATCGCGCAGGCCGCGGCCGATGAGATCGGCATTCGCGTTGAAGCCGTAGGCAGCGGACGCATCGAACAGCGCCTGCGCGCGCAGGGTCGGGTCGTGCTGCCGGCCAGCGCGCAGGCGGCGGTGTCGGCACGCTTCCCCGGCCTGATCCGCAGCCTGCGCGCAGACATTGGCGAGCGCGTCAGCGCCGGCCAGGTGCTGGCCGAGATCGAGAGCAATGCCAGCCTCGGCCGCTACTCGGTGAGCAGTCCGATCGACGGCGTTGTGCTGGAGCGCGCGGCCGCGCTCGGCGGTATGGCCGGCGAGTCACCGCTGTTGGTGATCGGTCGGCTGGAGGCGCTCGTCGTCGACCTGCCGGTGTTCGGCGCGGAAGCGCTGGCGCTCACGCCCGGCACGCCGGTGCGGCTGACGCGCCTGATCGATGGCCGCGAAATCGAGGCCCCGCTGCAGGCTGTGCTGCCGCAGGCCGATGCGGTCAGCCAGGGCCTGATCGCGCGCGCGCGTCTGCCGGTCGATGACGGCCAGTGGCGGCCGGGCATGGCGGTCGAGGCCTCGCTGCTGCTCAGCGCCGACCAAGTGCCGCTGCGCCTGCCGCTGTCGGCCCTGCAGCGCTTCCGCGACTGGCAGGTGGCCTTCCTCCGCGTTGGCGAGGAATACGAGATCCGTCCGCTCGAACTCGGCCGCAGCGACGGCGACTGGGTCGAGGTGCTCGAAGGCTTGAAGACGGGCGACGAAGTCGTGGTCGAGCAGAGCTTTCTGATCAAGGCGGACATCGAGAAGTCCGGCGCCGGCCACGACCACTGA
- the eda gene encoding bifunctional 4-hydroxy-2-oxoglutarate aldolase/2-dehydro-3-deoxy-phosphogluconate aldolase — protein sequence MNLLESHTHRLATILDLAPVVPVVVVHHIEHAVKLARALVAGGIPAIEVTLRTPVALDAVRAIAAEVEGAVVGVGTVIEPRQFDEALAAGAQFAVSPGASPKLLAAARAHALPWLPGAATASECMALFEEGYRLLKFFPAEAAGGVNALKGFGGPLPQLSFCATGGISLDNAPKYLALPNIRAVGGSWLTPESALAAGDYARIEALAREAAALKRA from the coding sequence ATGAACCTGCTCGAATCGCACACCCATCGCCTCGCCACGATCCTGGATCTCGCCCCGGTGGTGCCGGTGGTGGTGGTGCATCACATCGAACACGCGGTAAAGCTTGCTCGCGCACTGGTGGCGGGCGGCATTCCCGCGATCGAGGTGACTCTGCGCACGCCGGTGGCGCTTGATGCGGTGCGCGCGATTGCGGCCGAGGTCGAAGGCGCGGTGGTCGGCGTCGGCACGGTGATCGAGCCGCGACAGTTCGATGAAGCGCTGGCTGCCGGCGCGCAGTTCGCCGTGTCGCCGGGGGCGAGCCCGAAGCTGTTGGCCGCCGCGCGCGCGCACGCGCTGCCCTGGCTGCCGGGCGCGGCCACCGCCAGCGAGTGCATGGCCCTGTTCGAAGAGGGCTACCGCCTGCTCAAGTTCTTTCCGGCCGAGGCCGCGGGTGGCGTCAACGCGCTGAAGGGCTTCGGCGGGCCATTGCCGCAGCTGAGTTTCTGCGCGACGGGCGGCATCAGCCTCGACAACGCGCCGAAGTACCTCGCCCTGCCCAATATCCGTGCCGTCGGCGGCAGCTGGCTGACGCCGGAGTCCGCGCTTGCCGCGGGCGACTATGCGCGCATCGAAGCCCTGGCGCGCGAGGCCGCGGCGCTCAAGCGCGCATAG
- a CDS encoding TolC family protein, whose amino-acid sequence MRCLWTALAVVAAWPALAAPAASELSLDEALKRVIQNHPDLRGYAARTAALAADIELAAQTPARRLQAELENAPGSGELGGFSGAELTLSLAGVLERGGKREARRALASSRLDALGAQRAASELDLLAEVARRYLELAEWQDRAPLLQAEREARRELVRAARARFERGAEPETAALAAAAAEVEIELAIEARAQAEAAAWQRLALLWGETADASPPDLASLPAQAPALPSPAELRELLQRTPELRAFADQQRLAEAQLQLARSAASFDLDWQLGLRRLQDGRDTALIAGLSLPLGSARRAQPGIAAAEAELAALDSARAAEALRLEALALAALDLAQRHSARAEGLQQRVLPAQQRAADSAARAYRSGALSWLEWASLQNAVLATRMELLAARADAQRALIELQRLTAEPFGAGAHTGDAR is encoded by the coding sequence ATGCGATGCCTTTGGACCGCGCTTGCGGTCGTTGCGGCGTGGCCGGCGCTGGCCGCGCCCGCTGCGTCTGAACTCAGCCTCGATGAGGCACTGAAACGCGTCATCCAGAACCACCCTGATCTGCGCGGCTACGCCGCACGCACGGCTGCGCTCGCTGCCGACATCGAACTCGCGGCGCAGACACCGGCGAGACGGCTGCAAGCCGAGCTGGAGAACGCGCCCGGCAGCGGTGAACTCGGCGGGTTCTCGGGCGCCGAACTCACGCTCAGTCTCGCCGGCGTGCTGGAGCGCGGCGGCAAGCGCGAGGCGCGGCGGGCACTCGCCTCCAGTCGGCTCGACGCGCTCGGCGCGCAGCGTGCGGCCAGCGAACTGGATCTGCTGGCCGAAGTCGCACGGCGCTATCTGGAGCTCGCCGAGTGGCAGGACCGCGCACCCCTGCTGCAGGCCGAGCGGGAGGCTCGACGCGAGCTTGTCCGCGCGGCACGCGCCCGCTTCGAGCGCGGCGCCGAGCCCGAAACAGCGGCGCTCGCGGCCGCCGCGGCGGAGGTCGAGATCGAGCTCGCGATCGAAGCACGCGCACAGGCCGAAGCCGCAGCTTGGCAGCGCCTCGCCCTGCTCTGGGGCGAGACCGCCGATGCGAGCCCTCCCGACCTCGCCAGCCTGCCCGCGCAGGCGCCTGCCCTGCCCTCACCCGCCGAGCTGCGCGAGCTTCTGCAGCGCACGCCCGAGCTGCGCGCCTTCGCCGACCAGCAGCGGCTGGCGGAAGCCCAACTTCAGCTCGCGCGCAGCGCTGCGAGCTTCGACCTCGACTGGCAGCTGGGACTGCGACGTCTGCAGGACGGGCGCGATACCGCACTCATTGCGGGCCTCTCGCTGCCGCTGGGCTCGGCGCGCCGCGCGCAGCCGGGCATCGCCGCCGCCGAGGCGGAGCTGGCCGCGCTCGACAGCGCGCGTGCCGCCGAGGCGCTGCGGCTGGAAGCCCTGGCCCTGGCCGCGCTCGATCTGGCCCAGCGCCACAGCGCACGCGCAGAGGGCCTGCAACAGCGCGTACTGCCGGCCCAGCAGCGCGCTGCCGACAGCGCGGCCCGGGCCTATCGCAGCGGTGCGCTGTCCTGGCTGGAGTGGGCCAGCCTGCAGAACGCCGTGCTCGCCACCCGCATGGAGCTGCTCGCCGCGCGCGCCGATGCGCAGCGCGCCCTGATCGAACTGCAGCGTCTGACCGCCGAGCCCTTCGGCGCCGGCGCGCACACCGGAGACGCCCGATGA
- a CDS encoding phosphogluconate dehydratase — protein MHKRFKDGSRETRAVYLERIRRARAESTHRRALSCGNLAHGFAACADTDKDRLRSGVIPNLGIVTAYNDMLSAHQPYERYPELIRGIARKLGYTAQVAGGVPAMCDGVTQGRAGMELSLFSRDVIALSTAIALSHDMFDAVVCLGICDKIVPGQLIGALAYGHLPTLFIPAGPMPSGLPNSEKSRVRQLYAEGKAGREELLEAEAASYHSPGTCTFYGTANSNQMFMEIMGLHLPGSSFVNPGTPLREALTKAAIEQIFAITHAAGDYRPIGEVIDERSFVNAIAGLHATGGSTNHLLHLVAMAAAGGIQLSWDDFDALSHAVPLLARVYPNGSADVNHFHAAGGMGFIIRELGRAGLLHLNARTVWGGSLADYAQVPQLDGERLHWTALTAPSGDESLLRPVDRPFRADGGLRLLQGPLGRAVIKVSAVQDDRMVVQAPARIFHEQDEVKAAFERGELERDLIVVLRFQGPAANGMPELHKLTPLLTVLQKRGFRVALVTDGRMSGASGQVPAAIHCTPEAAKGGGLARLRDGDVVTVDAVNGRLDVAVDPAEFAAREPAVADLSHYHSGFGRELFAAMRATVGAADLGANSLP, from the coding sequence ATGCATAAGAGGTTTAAGGACGGCAGCCGCGAGACGCGTGCGGTCTACCTCGAACGCATTCGTCGGGCACGCGCGGAGAGCACCCATCGACGGGCACTGTCCTGCGGCAATCTCGCGCATGGCTTCGCCGCCTGCGCGGACACCGACAAGGACCGCCTGCGCTCCGGGGTCATTCCGAACCTAGGCATCGTCACCGCCTACAACGACATGCTGTCGGCGCATCAGCCCTACGAGCGCTATCCGGAGCTGATCCGCGGCATCGCCCGCAAGCTGGGGTACACCGCGCAGGTGGCCGGTGGCGTGCCAGCGATGTGCGATGGCGTCACCCAGGGCCGCGCCGGCATGGAGCTGTCGCTGTTCTCGCGCGACGTCATCGCGCTGTCGACCGCGATCGCGCTGTCGCATGACATGTTCGACGCCGTGGTCTGTCTGGGCATCTGCGACAAGATCGTGCCGGGCCAGCTGATCGGGGCATTGGCCTACGGGCATCTGCCGACCCTGTTCATTCCGGCGGGACCGATGCCCTCGGGCCTGCCCAACAGCGAGAAGTCGCGCGTGCGCCAGCTCTACGCCGAGGGCAAGGCCGGGCGCGAGGAGCTGCTGGAAGCCGAGGCCGCGAGCTACCACAGCCCCGGCACCTGCACCTTCTACGGCACCGCCAACTCGAACCAGATGTTCATGGAGATCATGGGCCTGCACCTGCCCGGTTCGAGCTTCGTCAACCCCGGCACGCCGCTGCGGGAAGCGCTCACTAAAGCCGCGATTGAGCAGATCTTTGCGATCACCCACGCCGCCGGCGACTACCGTCCGATCGGCGAGGTCATCGACGAGCGCAGCTTCGTCAACGCCATCGCCGGACTGCACGCGACCGGCGGCAGCACCAATCACCTGCTGCACCTGGTGGCGATGGCCGCGGCCGGCGGCATCCAGCTCAGCTGGGACGACTTCGATGCGCTCTCGCATGCGGTGCCGCTGCTGGCGCGCGTGTACCCGAACGGCAGCGCCGACGTGAACCATTTCCACGCCGCCGGCGGCATGGGCTTCATCATCCGCGAGCTGGGCCGCGCTGGCCTGCTGCACCTCAATGCACGCACCGTGTGGGGCGGCAGCCTCGCCGACTACGCGCAGGTGCCGCAGCTCGACGGCGAGCGCCTGCACTGGACAGCGCTGACCGCGCCGAGCGGCGATGAGAGCCTGCTGCGTCCGGTCGATCGCCCCTTCCGCGCCGACGGTGGCCTGCGTCTGCTGCAGGGCCCGCTGGGCCGCGCGGTCATCAAGGTCTCGGCGGTGCAGGACGACCGCATGGTGGTGCAGGCGCCGGCGCGCATCTTCCACGAGCAGGACGAGGTCAAGGCCGCTTTCGAGCGCGGTGAGCTGGAGCGCGATCTGATCGTGGTGCTGCGCTTCCAGGGCCCGGCCGCCAACGGCATGCCCGAGCTGCACAAGCTGACCCCGCTGCTCACCGTGCTGCAGAAGCGCGGCTTCCGCGTGGCCCTGGTCACCGACGGCCGCATGTCGGGCGCCTCGGGCCAGGTGCCGGCGGCGATCCACTGCACGCCCGAAGCCGCCAAGGGCGGTGGCCTGGCACGTCTGCGCGATGGCGATGTGGTGACCGTCGATGCGGTCAACGGTCGCCTCGACGTCGCCGTCGACCCCGCCGAATTCGCCGCCCGCGAGCCGGCCGTGGCCGACCTCAGCCACTACCACAGCGGCTTCGGTCGCGAGCTGTTCGCGGCGATGCGCGCCACGGTCGGCGCCGCCGATCTCGGCGCCAATTCGCTGCCGTGA
- a CDS encoding undecaprenyl-diphosphate phosphatase: protein MSLIEIVVLALLQGFTEFLPVSSSAHLILLPIFVGWKDQGLAFDLALHLGSLIAVLVYFRTDLWHIARDLAASFAGRGVSANARLGWSVALGTIPVGLAGLAFKPVVETTLRTPEVGALVMAFGLIFFGLLLGLADWRFRGERTVEQMGWKDVAVIGFAQALALIPGTSRSGITMTAGLFLGMSREAASRFSFLLSIPVTALAILLKLLDLFEPGAVVDWQALGLGTVCSAIAAYLCIHYFLAFIRRIGMQPFVIYRLLLGGLLLWLFWP, encoded by the coding sequence ATGAGCCTGATCGAGATCGTCGTCCTTGCCCTGCTGCAGGGCTTTACCGAATTCCTGCCGGTGTCGAGTTCGGCGCATCTGATCCTGCTGCCAATCTTCGTCGGCTGGAAAGATCAGGGCCTGGCCTTCGACCTCGCACTGCATCTCGGCAGCCTGATCGCTGTGCTCGTGTACTTCCGCACCGACCTCTGGCACATCGCGCGTGACCTTGCCGCCAGCTTTGCCGGGCGCGGCGTGAGCGCGAACGCGCGGCTCGGCTGGTCGGTGGCGCTGGGTACGATTCCCGTGGGACTGGCCGGGCTCGCCTTCAAGCCGGTGGTGGAGACCACCCTGCGCACGCCGGAAGTCGGCGCGCTGGTGATGGCCTTCGGCCTGATCTTCTTCGGCCTGCTGCTGGGCTTGGCCGACTGGCGCTTTCGCGGCGAGCGCACGGTCGAGCAGATGGGCTGGAAGGACGTCGCTGTGATCGGTTTCGCGCAGGCGCTGGCGCTGATTCCCGGCACCTCGCGCTCGGGCATCACCATGACCGCAGGCCTGTTCCTCGGGATGAGCCGTGAAGCGGCTTCGCGCTTCTCCTTCCTGCTGTCGATCCCGGTCACTGCGCTGGCGATCCTGCTCAAGCTGCTCGATCTGTTCGAGCCCGGCGCGGTGGTGGACTGGCAGGCGCTGGGACTTGGCACCGTGTGTTCGGCGATCGCCGCCTATCTGTGCATCCACTACTTCCTCGCCTTCATCCGCCGCATCGGCATGCAGCCCTTCGTGATCTACCGTCTGCTGCTCGGCGGCCTGCTGCTGTGGCTGTTCTGGCCGTGA
- the pgl gene encoding 6-phosphogluconolactonase, whose product MSSERARDVPLLIPQPRERVFAGGAELARGLAERVATELDAALRARGRALLAVSGGSTPKRFFAELSKAAIDWRAVEITLADERWVPASDERSNARLVREQLLVNAAVAARFVPLQRDGLTPETGAAAMEREFAARLPIDVLILGMGNDGHTASLFPGGDQLDAALDPAGTRMLLPMHAPGAPEPRITFTLPALVAAKHLHLHIEGAAKQTVLREALARGKLPIAKVLAACERPVDVWTCA is encoded by the coding sequence ATGTCGAGTGAGCGTGCCCGCGATGTGCCGCTGCTGATCCCGCAGCCGCGTGAGCGCGTGTTCGCCGGTGGCGCGGAACTCGCCCGCGGCCTGGCTGAGCGCGTCGCCACCGAACTTGACGCCGCCCTACGCGCGCGCGGTCGCGCCCTGCTGGCGGTCAGCGGCGGCAGCACGCCCAAGCGATTCTTCGCTGAACTGTCGAAGGCCGCCATCGACTGGCGCGCCGTGGAGATCACCCTCGCCGACGAGCGCTGGGTGCCGGCCAGCGACGAACGCTCGAACGCGCGCCTGGTGCGCGAGCAGCTCCTGGTCAACGCGGCGGTCGCGGCACGGTTCGTGCCGCTGCAGCGCGACGGCCTGACGCCTGAGACCGGCGCTGCAGCGATGGAGCGCGAGTTCGCAGCGCGACTGCCGATCGATGTGCTGATCCTCGGCATGGGCAATGACGGCCACACCGCTTCGCTGTTTCCCGGCGGCGACCAGCTTGATGCGGCACTCGATCCCGCGGGCACGCGCATGCTGCTGCCCATGCACGCACCCGGCGCCCCCGAACCGCGGATCACCTTCACCCTGCCGGCGCTGGTGGCGGCAAAGCATCTGCATCTGCACATCGAAGGCGCAGCCAAGCAGACCGTGCTGCGCGAGGCCCTGGCCCGCGGCAAGCTGCCGATCGCGAAGGTGCTGGCGGCGTGTGAGCGGCCGGTGGATGTGTGGACGTGTGCTTGA
- the zwf gene encoding glucose-6-phosphate dehydrogenase encodes MSPAIVPADPFDLVIFGGTGDLALRKLLPALLHRFADGQIMPGTRILGVARDEGLDDAGYRAKVRDWLQPAARPELLDSFLPMLQYRALDARKEAGWEEVTALIQQGGERVRVFYLATAPDIFVPICERLRDCGLNGPSSRVVIEKPIGTDLASAARINDAVGHCFDESQTYRIDHYLGKETVQNLTALRFANALFEPIWRAEHIDHVQITVAETVGVEGRAPYYDRAGAMRDMIQNHLLQLLCLVAMEPPASFSADAIRDEKLKVLRALKPITAANASLMSVRGQYRAGAVCGQAVPGYPDELGGSSRTETFVALKAEVANWRWAGVPFYLRTGKRMPERVSEIVVTFRPVPHSIFGEVTGPIHPNRLVLRLQPDESVTLWLTNKVPGPGGLRLRHVPLDMSFAETFSGLRHVDAYERLLMDVVRGNPMLFMRRDEVEAAWVWADQILAAWSASDEAPKPYTAGSWGPSAAVALIERDGRTWSDHVE; translated from the coding sequence ATGAGTCCGGCGATCGTTCCCGCCGATCCCTTCGATCTGGTCATCTTTGGCGGTACCGGCGACCTCGCCCTGCGCAAGCTGCTGCCCGCCCTGCTGCATCGCTTCGCCGACGGTCAGATCATGCCCGGCACCCGCATCCTCGGCGTCGCCCGCGACGAGGGCCTCGACGATGCGGGCTACCGCGCCAAAGTACGCGACTGGCTGCAGCCCGCCGCCCGCCCCGAACTGCTCGACAGCTTTCTGCCGATGCTGCAGTACCGCGCCCTGGATGCGCGCAAGGAAGCCGGCTGGGAGGAGGTCACCGCGCTGATCCAGCAAGGCGGCGAGCGGGTGCGCGTGTTTTATCTCGCCACCGCGCCCGACATCTTTGTGCCGATCTGCGAGCGCCTGCGCGACTGCGGTTTGAACGGGCCGTCCTCGCGGGTGGTGATCGAGAAGCCGATCGGCACTGACTTGGCGAGTGCGGCGCGGATCAACGACGCCGTCGGCCACTGTTTCGACGAAAGCCAGACCTATCGCATCGATCACTACCTCGGCAAGGAGACGGTGCAGAACCTCACCGCGCTGCGCTTCGCCAACGCGCTGTTCGAGCCGATCTGGCGCGCCGAGCACATCGACCACGTGCAGATCACCGTCGCGGAAACGGTAGGCGTGGAGGGCCGCGCGCCCTATTACGACCGCGCCGGTGCGATGCGCGACATGATCCAGAACCATCTGCTGCAGCTGCTGTGTCTGGTGGCGATGGAGCCGCCCGCCAGTTTCTCGGCCGACGCCATCCGCGACGAGAAGCTGAAGGTGCTGCGCGCGCTCAAGCCCATCACTGCCGCCAACGCCAGCCTGATGAGCGTGCGCGGCCAGTACCGCGCCGGTGCCGTCTGCGGCCAGGCCGTGCCGGGCTATCCCGATGAGCTGGGCGGCAGCTCGCGCACCGAGACCTTCGTCGCGCTGAAGGCCGAAGTCGCCAACTGGCGCTGGGCCGGCGTGCCCTTCTACCTGCGCACCGGCAAGCGCATGCCCGAGCGCGTCTCCGAGATCGTGGTGACCTTCCGCCCGGTGCCGCATTCGATCTTCGGCGAGGTCACCGGGCCCATCCACCCGAATCGCCTGGTGCTGCGCCTGCAGCCCGACGAGAGCGTGACCCTGTGGCTGACCAACAAGGTGCCCGGCCCCGGCGGCCTGCGTTTGCGCCATGTGCCGCTCGACATGAGCTTTGCCGAAACCTTCAGCGGCCTGCGCCATGTCGACGCCTACGAACGCCTGCTGATGGACGTGGTGCGCGGCAATCCCATGCTGTTCATGCGCCGCGACGAAGTCGAAGCCGCCTGGGTGTGGGCCGATCAGATCCTGGCCGCGTGGTCGGCCAGCGACGAGGCGCCCAAGCCCTACACCGCCGGCAGCTGGGGCCCGAGCGCTGCGGTCGCCCTGATCGAGCGCGACGGCCGCACCTGGAGTGACCATGTCGAGTGA
- a CDS encoding DUF1501 domain-containing protein, giving the protein MTIEISTPKSLARRRLLTGLGCALAAAGTQAFLPQLALLPRAHAAQGKAGNDYRALVCVYLAGANDSYNLLVPRDSELGGSRYDGYRAARGGVWSGANPAGLALGFNDLLPISPQGASSGFGLHPACADFDLSGARPGLKSLFDAGRLAFVCNTGPLVQPLSKAEYNAGAPRPKQLFSHNDQELLWQLGLTDTSSPLAKYGWGGRVAARAGFATLPNGLSPAISLAGSARFLVGDQILPYQIDSGGVNLLDQYSQGAAANNFPEARRAVLNALLAAPQSNPYARNFAATSARSLAVGEALYGLLESPDGRLATPFPDTTLGGQLAMVARMIKVSRTLGAQRQVYFVRFGSFDLHSGMFAAGQPVATSGHGALLTQLNQAIGAFWEALGELGARSEVTTFSMSEFARTLSGNGNGSDHAWGGNQFVLGGAVNGGRLYGRYPNLQLDADDNANQDWSFSRGQYIPTTGVEQFGATLARWMGVTDSSALDAIFPNLPNFASRDLGFMA; this is encoded by the coding sequence ATGACCATCGAGATCAGTACGCCCAAGAGCCTCGCCCGCCGCCGCCTGCTGACCGGCCTCGGCTGCGCCCTGGCCGCCGCCGGCACCCAGGCCTTTCTGCCCCAGCTGGCCCTGCTGCCGCGCGCGCATGCCGCGCAGGGCAAGGCCGGCAACGACTACCGCGCGCTCGTCTGCGTCTACCTGGCCGGCGCCAACGACAGCTACAACCTGCTGGTGCCGCGCGACAGCGAGCTCGGCGGCAGCCGCTACGACGGCTACCGCGCGGCGCGCGGCGGCGTGTGGTCCGGCGCGAATCCGGCCGGGCTCGCGCTCGGCTTCAACGATCTGCTGCCGATCAGCCCGCAGGGCGCGTCCAGCGGCTTCGGCCTGCATCCGGCCTGCGCCGACTTCGATCTGTCCGGCGCGCGGCCGGGCCTGAAGAGCCTGTTCGACGCCGGCCGGCTGGCCTTCGTCTGCAACACCGGCCCGCTGGTGCAGCCGCTCAGCAAGGCCGAGTACAACGCCGGCGCGCCGCGGCCGAAGCAGCTGTTCTCGCACAACGACCAGGAGCTGCTCTGGCAGCTCGGCCTCACCGACACCAGCAGCCCGCTGGCGAAGTACGGCTGGGGCGGCCGCGTCGCCGCGCGCGCCGGCTTTGCGACCCTGCCGAACGGTCTGTCACCGGCGATCTCGCTGGCCGGCAGCGCGCGCTTCCTGGTTGGCGACCAGATCCTGCCCTACCAGATCGACAGCGGCGGCGTGAACCTGCTCGACCAGTACAGCCAGGGCGCAGCCGCCAACAACTTCCCCGAGGCGCGGCGCGCGGTGTTGAACGCCCTGCTGGCGGCACCGCAGTCGAACCCGTATGCGCGCAACTTTGCTGCCACCAGCGCGCGCAGTCTGGCCGTGGGCGAGGCCCTGTACGGGCTGCTGGAGTCACCCGACGGCCGCCTCGCCACGCCCTTCCCGGACACCACGCTGGGCGGCCAGCTGGCGATGGTGGCGCGGATGATCAAGGTCTCGCGCACGCTCGGCGCGCAGCGGCAGGTCTACTTCGTGCGCTTCGGCAGCTTCGACCTGCACAGCGGCATGTTCGCCGCCGGCCAACCGGTGGCGACCAGCGGCCACGGCGCCCTGCTGACCCAGCTGAACCAGGCGATCGGCGCGTTCTGGGAGGCACTCGGCGAGCTCGGCGCGCGCAGCGAGGTCACCACCTTCAGCATGAGCGAGTTCGCGCGCACCCTGTCGGGCAACGGCAACGGCAGCGACCACGCCTGGGGCGGCAACCAGTTCGTGCTGGGCGGCGCGGTCAACGGCGGGCGGCTGTACGGCCGCTACCCGAACCTGCAGCTCGACGCCGACGACAACGCCAACCAGGACTGGAGCTTCTCGCGCGGCCAGTACATCCCGACCACCGGCGTCGAGCAGTTCGGCGCCACCCTCGCGCGTTGGATGGGCGTGACCGACAGCAGCGCGCTGGACGCGATCTTCCCCAACCTGCCCAACTTCGCGAGCCGGGATCTCGGGTTCATGGCGTGA